The DNA window CGCGGAAAAGGTCATCCCGCACTATAACGTCATGGGCGTCGCCAAGGCGGCGCTGGAAACCAGCGTCAAATATCTGGCGATGGACCTGGGACCGGAAAATATCCGCGTCAACGCCATCTCCGCCGGGCCGATCAAGACGCTGGCCGCCAGCGGCATCGGCGATTTCCGCTATATCCTCAAGTGGAACGAACTGAACTCGCCGCTGCGCCGCAATGTCACCATCGACGATGTCGGCGGCGCGGGCCTCTACCTCCTGTCCGACCTCGCATCGGGCGTGACGGGCGAAATCCACCATGTCGACGCAGGCTACAACGTCATCGGCATGAAGGCCGAAGACGCCCCCGACATCGCGCTGGACAGGTAGGCAGTGCCAACGGTCTGGCGCGTCGGCAATCTTCGCGTCGTCATCTATACAGACGACCATCCGCCGCCCCATGTCCATGTGTTCGGCGATGGCGAGACCAAGATTGCGCTGACGGGCGACATCGGTGTCGTCCGGGTCGTCGGAGCCACGGCACGCGAGAGTCGACGCGCTCTCGCAATCGTGAGAGAAAAGCGCGATATGTTGATCGAAAGGTGGAATGACATCCATGGGTGAGTTGACCCAGGCCCAGTTCGAGGAGGCCGTCCGGCGTGGCGAGCATGACCTTGTGGTCAAACCGCGCGCGCGCGCGGCGCGCTATGATCGCGCAAGCGGCCATATCGTGATTGATCTGGTCAGCGGCGCGACCTTTTCCTTTCCTGCGACGCTGGCGCAGGGGCTGGAGCATGCCGGCCCCGACCAATTGGCGGCGGTGGAGGTCGCTGGCGCAGGTTTCGGCCTGCATTGGGAAGAACTGGATGCCGATCTGACCGTGGAAGGCCTGATGGCGGGCCGTTTCGGCAGCGCCCGCTACATGGCGGAGCGCTTTGGTCCCGACTGGAATAGTGAAGCGGCAGAATGAGTTTCAACAGCTTCGGACGTGTCTTCCGCTTTTCCACATGGGGGGAAAGCCATGGTCCCGCCATCGGCGCGGTCGTGGACGGCTGCCCGCCGGGCCTGCCCCTGAGCGAAGCCGACATCCAGCCATGGCTCGACCTGCGCAGGCCGGGCACGTCGAAATTCACCACCCAGCGCCGCGAACCGGATGAAGTGCGCATTCTGTCCGGGGTGTTCGAGGGGAAGACGACCGGCACGCCCATCAGCCTGATGATCGAAAATACCGACCAGCGCTCGAAGGATTATTCGGAGGTCGCCAAGGCCTACCGTCCCGGACACGCCGACTATGCCTATGACGCCAAATATGGCTTTCGCGACTATCGCGGCGGCGGGCGTTCCTCGGCGCGCGAGACGGCGAGCCGGGTCGCGGCGGGCGCGGTCGCCCGCGCGGTCATCCCCGAAGTCGACATCTTCGCCTATGTGAGCGAGATCGGCGGCGACGCCATCGACTTTGCGAACTTCGACCCGTCGCAGATCGGCGAGAACCCCTTCTTCTGCCCCGACCCTGAAGCCGCGAAACGCTGGGAAGCGCTGGTCGATGCCGCCCGCCTCGACGGCTCCTCGCTCGGCGCGGTGGTGGAATGCGTCGCATCCGGCGTGCCCGCCGGATGGGGCGCGCCGCTCTATGCCAAGCTCGACAGCGAACTTGCCGCCGCGTGCATGAGCATCAACGCGGTCAAGGGCGTCGAGATCGGCGACGGCTTTGCCGCAGCGCGGCTGCGCGGCGAGCAGAATGCCGATCCCATGCGCCCCGGCGATGGCGGCAGCCCGGTCTTCCTCGCCAACCATGCGGGCGGGATCGCGGGCGGCATCTCGACCGGCCAGCCGATCAAGCTGCGCGTCGCTTTCAAACCCACCAGCTCCATCCTCATCCCGGTTGAAACCGTCACGCGGGAGGGCGAAGCGTCCGACATCATCACCAAGGGCCGCCACGACCCGTGCGTGGGCATTCGCGGCGTGCCGGTGGTCGAAGCGATGATGGCGCTGGTCCTCGCCGACCAGAAGCTGCTCCACCGCGCGCAATGCGGCGGCTGACGCGCCGAACCGACGCGCGGGCGCGGTAAAAGCGCGAGACGACTCAGGCCTGTTACGATAAGATGACGTTCAACGCCCGCGGGAGGGCGTGCGGCAGAGCGTAAGCCTGGGGAGCGTCACCATGCGTCCCTGCGTTTTCCTGAAAACGCAGCGATTAAAAAGCATGGATTGACGGTCAAAGCGTCCCCTGATCGCCGCAACAGCGGGCCAGTCCTTGTCACGAGGGCTGGCCCCTTTGTTTCCCGTCCTTTGTCCGCCATCTGGCCCTGTCGATGTGCGTGCCGCTCCGGCATCAGGGGCGCGCAACCAGAGGATATGCCCGATGCCTTCGCTTCCCTTCACGCAGGTCGACGCCTTCGCCGACGCGCCTTTCGCCGGCAATCCCGCCGCGGTGATGCCGCTCGACCGCTGGCTCGACGATGCGACGCTGCAGGCCATCGCGGCGGAAAACAACCTCTCCGAAACCGCGTTCACCATCCCCACGCCCGAAGATCCCGAGGCGGACTATGCCCTGCGCTGGTTCACCCCTGCGGTCGAGGTGAAGCTCTGCGGCCATGCGACGCTGGCGAGCGGGCATGTGCTGATGCAGGGCGACGCCATCCGCTTCCGCACGCGCCAGTCCGGCATATTGACCGTCACCCGCGACGGCGACGCCTATGCGCTCTCGCTTCCTGCATGGACCATGGCGGAAAAGCCGCTGCCCGATCTCGCTGCGGGTCTCGGCGGCGCGCCGCTCGCCTCCTACTGGCGCGAGGGCGGCTACAGTTTCTTCCTCTATCCCGACGAAGCCGCGATCCGCGCGCTCGATCCCGATTTCGCGGCGCTCCGGTCGCATGGCAATGTGATGCTGATCGCGACCGCGCCGGGGACCGATAGCGATTTCGTCAGCCGGGTCTTCGTGCCGGGCGGCGGCGTCGATGAAGACCCGGTATGCGGCTCGGCCCACTGCCTGATGACGCCCTTCTGGGCGGAGCGGCTGGGGCGGGCGTCGCTGCGCGCGCATCAGGTGTCGGCGCGCGGCGGGTGGCTCGGCTGCCGGCTCGACGGCGACCGCGTCATCCTGACCGGCACCTGCCGCACCGTGATCGAGGGCCGCTTCCTTCTCTGAGCATGTTCAAAGCAGATGGCATCATCTGCTGGCTCGGAAAATGCGACAAACAAAAGCCTAGCCGGGAAACAGCCCCACCAGCTTCGCCAGCGCCCCGCGCACCGCCTGCCGCTGTTCCTTCGTCGGCGACAGGCCGATGCGCACCACCGTCAGCCGCTGCGATGGCGACACGAGGATATATTGCCCGCCATGCCCGACGCAGCCGAACAGGCTGGCGGGCGCCTGCCCCGGCATCAGCGCGCTGCCCGGCCCCTCACGGTTCAGCCAGACATGCAGCCCGTAGGCGGCGTTGCGGCGCGAAAGCGTCGTCATCATGTCGATCCACTTTTCGGGCAATATCTGGTGCCCGGTCGGCCCGCGCCCGCGCCGCCGCAGCAGTTCGCCAAAGCGTCCATAATCGCGCGCGGTCATATGCATCATGCTGCCGCCGATCATCGTGCCGCGCGCATCATATTCGACCGTCAGGCTGGGGATCTGCCCCGGCGCCTTCAGCCGCCCGTCGATGAAGCCCTGCATCGCCCGCCGCCGCGTGTCGGGATCGTCGCTGTTCGTCAGCATCCGCGTCATCAGGTCGGCGAGGATCAGCGTGTTGCCGGTCGAATAGGAAAATGCCGACCCCGGCTGATGCGCCAGCGGCTTGGCTTCGGCAAAGGCCGCCATGTCGCGCGCGCCGTCCATGAAGAGCATCCTCACCGTATCGCCGTCCGTTACCGGCTCGCCATCCTCCACATGGTCGAGGCCCGATGTCATCGTCAGCAACTGCCGCAGCGTGATCGCGCCGCGCGGGTCACCCGGCTGGCGCCATGCCGGAACCGGCGCCGGCGCGTCCAGCGCCAGCCGTCCGTCCGCGACCATCAGCCCGACGAGCGCCGCCGTCACGCTCTTGCCCATCGACCAGGACAGCAGCTTCGTGTCCGGCCCGAAGCCCGGCGCATAGCGTTCCGCCACCACTTCGCCGTCGCGCATCACCAGCAGCGCGCGGGTCTCGCCCATCGCGCTGTCCTCGAACAGCGGGTCGATCGCCCCGCGCAGCGCCGATGCCGGGACCACCGCTTCGCCCGACACGCGATAGAGCGGCTCGCCCGCCTGCTGCGCCCGCCCGGCCAGCGTTCCCGCTGCGACCATGGCGATCAGCGCCGCGCCGATGCCAAGGCGCTTTACGATTCGACTGTCGATCTGCATAAGCCGGCGGCATATAGCATAGCGGGAAACAGCGCCATGAGGGCGACACGCAAATGGTGGATCGGCGGGGGGCTGCTCGCCCTCATCCTGTTCGGGCTGCTCGCCTGTGCGGGGCCGACGCTCAATGCGCGCGCCAGGCTCGGCGCCGCCTATGGCGCGCGCATCGCCTGCTCCTGCCGCTATGTCGAGGGGCGGGAGATGGCGAGCTGCGCCGGTGACAGGGAACCGGGCATGGCGCTAGTGCGGCTGAAGGACGTGCCGGAGGACAAGGCGGTCCGCGCCAGCGTCCCCCTGCTCGCCAGCCGCACCGCCCGCTTCAAACCCGGCTGGGGCTGCCTCCTCGATCCTGCCGATTGATCTATCACCGTTGTGCAATATCGTCACCCCGGGCTTGACCCGGGGTCCCGCTTCTTGCGGAAGGCAGGAACGAACAGCGGGACCCCGGCTCAAGGCCGGGGTGACGGAAACAAAGCACCCGGACTCCGCCTGTCATATTTTGAAATTCCAACATCGGCCCCTCCGCTCCGGGGGCGGGGCTTAAAGGCTGGCTCCGCCCCACATCCCCCGCTAAGGCCCGGCCCATGCCGCGCGACATTTCCACGCTTCTCCACGACATATTCGGTTTCACCGGCTTTCGCGGGGTGCAGGAACAGGTGGTCGGGCGCGTCATGGCGGGGCAGCCGACGCTCGCCATCATGCCGACCGGCGCGGGCAAGTCGCTCTGCTATCAGCTCCCCGCCGTGGCGCTCGACGGCTGCTGCGTCGTCGTCTCCCCGCTCATCGCGCTCATGCACGATCAGCTCCGCGCGGCGCAGGCCGTGGGCATCCGCGCCGCCAGCCTCACCAGCGTCGACGCCGACTGGCGCGAGACGCAGGACCGGCTGCGCAATGGCGACCTCGACCTCCTTTATGTCGCCCCGGAGCGGGCGAGCGGGGAGGGGTTCCGCAACCTGCTGCGCTCGGCGAAAATCGCGCTCTTCGCCATCGACGAAGCGCATTGCGTCTCCGAATGGGGCCATGATTTCCGCCCCGACTACCGTCTGCTGCGCCCGCTGCTCGACGAGTTTCCGCAGGTGCCGCGCCTTGCGCTCACGGCCACCGCCGATGCGCACACCCGCCGCGACATCCTCGTTCAGCTCGGCATTCCGGAGGACGGCCTCATCATTTCGGGCTTCGACCGCCCGAACATCCGCTACGCCGTCCATCCGCGCGACGGCCTCACCCGCCAGCTTGCCGATCTGCTTGCCGAGGAAAAGGGGCCGGGCGTCGTCTATGCCCAGACCCGCGCCGCGACCGAAAAGCTCGCCGAAACGCTGGGGCGCAGCGGCCGCCCGGTGCGCGCCTATCATGCCGGCCTCGACCCGGCGGTGCGCGCCCGCAATCAGTCCGCCTTCATCGCCAGCGAGGATATGGTGATGGTCGCCACCGTCGCCTTCGGCATGGGCATCGACAAGCCCGACGTGCGCTTTGTCGCCCATGCCGGCCTGCCCAAGTCGATTGAGGGCTATTATCAGGAATCGGGCCGGGCGGGCCGCGACGGCGAACCGGCGGTCGCGCATCTCTTCTGGGGGGCGGAGGATTTCGCCCGCGCCCGCCTGCGCATCGCCGAACTCGAACCCGCGCGCCAGTCCGGGGAGCGCGCGCGCATCGCTGCGCTCGGCGCTCTGGTCGAAACCGCCACCTGCCGCCGCGCCATATTGCTGCGCCACTTCGGCGAAGACCCGCCGCCCGTCTGCGGCAATTGCGACAATTGCCTGACTCCGCCCGCCAGCGTCGATGCGACCGAAACCGCGCGCAAATATCTCTCCGCCGTCTACCGCACCGGCCAGAGCTTCGGCGCGGGCCATATCGAGGCGGTGCTGACCGGCGCGCCCAATGACAAGGTGCGCGAGCGCGGCCATGACCGCATCTCCGTCCACGGCATCGTCATGGGCGACGAAGCCGCGCTGCTGCGCCCGGTCCAGCGCGCTCTGCTGGTGCGCGACGCGCTGGAAACGACCGAGCATGGCGGCCTGATGCTCGGCCCCAACGCCCGCCCGATCCTGCGCGGAGAGGAAGAAGTGCGCATCCTCCTGGCCCCCAAACGCGAACGACGCGGACGCAATGCACGCCGGGGCGCGGACGCGAACCCGGTCGGCGATCCGCTGTTCGACGCGCTGCGCGCCTGCCGCCGCGAACTGGCGCAGGAACAGGGGGTGCCGCCCTATGTCATCTTCCACGATTCGACGCTGCGTGAAATGGCCGAGCAGCGCCCGGCCTCGATCCGCGACATGAGCCACATCAGCGGCATCGGCCAGAAGAAGCTGGACGCCTATGGCGACGCTTTCCTCGCCGCGATCCGGCCGTTTCTCTGATCTGTCCTACCCGCCGTCCCGGCACCAGAACCGAAGGAGGCGGGGGAGGGGTGAGGGAAATAATCTTGCGCCGATAGGATATGAAATGCGCAAATGTGCGGGAAATATGCGAAGTTAAGCCGCCCGGCTTGAAACCGCCGCCCGCGCAAGGCATGGCTCGGGCGCACAAGGAGAAGCCATGATGTTCCGCAAGCTCACCGACCGCCTGCTCGTATCCCCGCAGATCAGCGTCGCGGACGTGGCCGAGGCAAAGGCGCAGGGCGTGACCGTCATCGTCAACAACCGTCCCGATGACGAGGAGCCGGGGCAGGTCAACGGCGCGGCAATCGAGGCAGCGGCGAAGGAGGCGGGAATCGCCTATGTCGCCGTGCCCGTCTCGCATGGCGGCTTCGCCCCGTGGCAGCTCGACGGCATGGCGGGCGCGCTGGAACAGGCGGAGGGCGGCAAGATGCTCGCCTATTGCCGCTCCGGCACGCGCAGCACGCTGCTCTGGGCGCTGACCCGCGCGCGCGCCGGGGACCATCCCGATGTGCTGGCGGCGCAGGCGGCGGCTGCGGGTTATGACATCGCCCCGGTGCGGCAGATCATGGATACGCTGAAGCCGCAATAAGGCCGCGTCACCCGGCGGGAACCGCGCTCGCCACCATCTCTTCCTTCGCCCGGTCGATCGACCAGAGGCGGCCCGGCACCTTGGGGTCCCAGTCGATAGCCTGCCCCGCCGACGCGATGCCGACGATGCGCCGCAGCTCAAGTTGCGATCCCGCCTCCGGCAGCGCCAGTTCATACATCTCCGGCCGGTCATGCCCGGTCGCATAGAGCCGCCCGTCCCTGCTCCAGCTCAGCCCGGAACAACTGAACGGCGCGAACCGCTCCAGCACCTCGGCCGGGAAAGTCCAGGCCTGCTCCTGCCGGAAGGCGTCGTCCATCCGCACCAGCAGCGTATGGCGCGTGTCGCGTCCCGGCTCTCCGCCCCTGCCCGCATAGTTGGCGAACACCGCCCACCATTTGCCGCCATGCCGGTCCATCGCCGTCAGCGATC is part of the Sphingobium amiense genome and encodes:
- the recQ gene encoding DNA helicase RecQ, with the translated sequence MPRDISTLLHDIFGFTGFRGVQEQVVGRVMAGQPTLAIMPTGAGKSLCYQLPAVALDGCCVVVSPLIALMHDQLRAAQAVGIRAASLTSVDADWRETQDRLRNGDLDLLYVAPERASGEGFRNLLRSAKIALFAIDEAHCVSEWGHDFRPDYRLLRPLLDEFPQVPRLALTATADAHTRRDILVQLGIPEDGLIISGFDRPNIRYAVHPRDGLTRQLADLLAEEKGPGVVYAQTRAATEKLAETLGRSGRPVRAYHAGLDPAVRARNQSAFIASEDMVMVATVAFGMGIDKPDVRFVAHAGLPKSIEGYYQESGRAGRDGEPAVAHLFWGAEDFARARLRIAELEPARQSGERARIAALGALVETATCRRAILLRHFGEDPPPVCGNCDNCLTPPASVDATETARKYLSAVYRTGQSFGAGHIEAVLTGAPNDKVRERGHDRISVHGIVMGDEAALLRPVQRALLVRDALETTEHGGLMLGPNARPILRGEEEVRILLAPKRERRGRNARRGADANPVGDPLFDALRACRRELAQEQGVPPYVIFHDSTLREMAEQRPASIRDMSHISGIGQKKLDAYGDAFLAAIRPFL
- a CDS encoding YncE family protein; the protein is MMPLLLLALSAPVSLRLPAPEAHQGAASDGAYVYAVDNDRIGKYRIADGRRVAQWQGERRLFPHMNSCTVAGRELVCAASNYPAVPQTSAVEFFDTRTLRHVRTVSLGFGPGSLTAMDRHGGKWWAVFANYAGRGGEPGRDTRHTLLVRMDDAFRQEQAWTFPAEVLERFAPFSCSGLSWSRDGRLYATGHDRPEMYELALPEAGSQLELRRIVGIASAGQAIDWDPKVPGRLWSIDRAKEEMVASAVPAG
- a CDS encoding serine hydrolase domain-containing protein, translating into MQIDSRIVKRLGIGAALIAMVAAGTLAGRAQQAGEPLYRVSGEAVVPASALRGAIDPLFEDSAMGETRALLVMRDGEVVAERYAPGFGPDTKLLSWSMGKSVTAALVGLMVADGRLALDAPAPVPAWRQPGDPRGAITLRQLLTMTSGLDHVEDGEPVTDGDTVRMLFMDGARDMAAFAEAKPLAHQPGSAFSYSTGNTLILADLMTRMLTNSDDPDTRRRAMQGFIDGRLKAPGQIPSLTVEYDARGTMIGGSMMHMTARDYGRFGELLRRRGRGPTGHQILPEKWIDMMTTLSRRNAAYGLHVWLNREGPGSALMPGQAPASLFGCVGHGGQYILVSPSQRLTVVRIGLSPTKEQRQAVRGALAKLVGLFPG
- the aroC gene encoding chorismate synthase; amino-acid sequence: MSFNSFGRVFRFSTWGESHGPAIGAVVDGCPPGLPLSEADIQPWLDLRRPGTSKFTTQRREPDEVRILSGVFEGKTTGTPISLMIENTDQRSKDYSEVAKAYRPGHADYAYDAKYGFRDYRGGGRSSARETASRVAAGAVARAVIPEVDIFAYVSEIGGDAIDFANFDPSQIGENPFFCPDPEAAKRWEALVDAARLDGSSLGAVVECVASGVPAGWGAPLYAKLDSELAAACMSINAVKGVEIGDGFAAARLRGEQNADPMRPGDGGSPVFLANHAGGIAGGISTGQPIKLRVAFKPTSSILIPVETVTREGEASDIITKGRHDPCVGIRGVPVVEAMMALVLADQKLLHRAQCGG
- a CDS encoding DUF4160 domain-containing protein; this encodes MPTVWRVGNLRVVIYTDDHPPPHVHVFGDGETKIALTGDIGVVRVVGATARESRRALAIVREKRDMLIERWNDIHG
- a CDS encoding DUF2442 domain-containing protein, whose protein sequence is MGELTQAQFEEAVRRGEHDLVVKPRARAARYDRASGHIVIDLVSGATFSFPATLAQGLEHAGPDQLAAVEVAGAGFGLHWEELDADLTVEGLMAGRFGSARYMAERFGPDWNSEAAE
- a CDS encoding TIGR01244 family sulfur transferase yields the protein MFRKLTDRLLVSPQISVADVAEAKAQGVTVIVNNRPDDEEPGQVNGAAIEAAAKEAGIAYVAVPVSHGGFAPWQLDGMAGALEQAEGGKMLAYCRSGTRSTLLWALTRARAGDHPDVLAAQAAAAGYDIAPVRQIMDTLKPQ
- a CDS encoding PhzF family phenazine biosynthesis protein; protein product: MPSLPFTQVDAFADAPFAGNPAAVMPLDRWLDDATLQAIAAENNLSETAFTIPTPEDPEADYALRWFTPAVEVKLCGHATLASGHVLMQGDAIRFRTRQSGILTVTRDGDAYALSLPAWTMAEKPLPDLAAGLGGAPLASYWREGGYSFFLYPDEAAIRALDPDFAALRSHGNVMLIATAPGTDSDFVSRVFVPGGGVDEDPVCGSAHCLMTPFWAERLGRASLRAHQVSARGGWLGCRLDGDRVILTGTCRTVIEGRFLL